One Ovis aries strain OAR_USU_Benz2616 breed Rambouillet chromosome 4, ARS-UI_Ramb_v3.0, whole genome shotgun sequence DNA window includes the following coding sequences:
- the LOC114114625 gene encoding olfactory receptor 2A2-like, whose protein sequence is MEANQSQITEFILVGFQLSEDLELLLFGIFSVLYTFNLLANGMILGLICFDPRLHSPMYFFLSHLALIDIFYASRNLPNLLANLAKHKKTISFVPCNLQMLLIFSFGSVECLILLAMSYDRYVAICHPLQYTVIMNWRVCSILAVACWVCGFSLALVQVILLLRLPFCGPQKVNHFFCEIRSVLKLACGDIWINEMFLFADGVLILVGPLALMLVSYMRILWAILKIRSKEGRKKAFSTCSSHLCVVGFYFGLAMIVYMVPDNSQREEHLKILFLFYALFNPLLNPLVYSVRNAQVKAAFHRVLQKRRTT, encoded by the coding sequence ATGGAGGCCAACCAATCACAGATCACAGAATTCATCCTGGTGGGATTCCAGCTCAGTGAAGACTTGGAGTTGCTCCTCTTTGGTATCTTCTCCGTGTTATATACATTCAACTTGCTGGCAAATGGCATGATCTTGGGACTCATTTGCTTTGATCCCAGGCTGCACTcccccatgtatttcttcctttcccactTGGCCCTCATTGACATATTCTATGCTTCCAGAAATTTGCCCAATCTGCTGGCAAATCTAGCAAAACACAAGAAAACCATCTCCTTTGTCCCATGCAATTTGCAGATGCTTCTCATATTCAGTTTTGGTTCTGTAGAGTGTCTGATTTTGTTGGCAATGTCCTATGACAGGTATGTGGCGATCTGCCATCCCCTCCAGTACACGGTCATCATGAACTGGAGAGTGTGCTCCATCCTGGCCGTTGCTTGCTGGGTGTGTGGATTTTCCCTGGCCCTGGTCCAAGTAATTCTCTTGTTAAGATTACCCTTCTGTGGCCCCCAGAAGGTGAACCACTTCTTCTGTGAAATTCGCTCTGTCCTCAAATTGGCCTGTGGTGACATCTGGATCAATGAAATGTTCCTCTTTGCTGATGGCGTTCTTATCTTAGTTGGGCCTCTTGCCCTGATGTTGGTCTCCTATATGCGCATCCTCTGGGCCATCCTAAAGATCCGGTCAAAGGAGGGCCGCAAgaaagccttctccacctgctcctcccacctctgTGTGGTTGGGTTCTACTTTGGCTTAGCCATGATCGTTTACATGGTCCCCGACAACAGTCAACGAGAAGAACACCTGAAGATCCTTTTCCTGTTTTATGCTCTTTTCAACCCATTGCTGAACCCTCTTGTCTACAGTGTACGGAATGCTCAAGTGAAGGCTGCCTTCCACAGAGTATTGCAGAAAAGGAGGACAACGTGA
- the LOC101104822 gene encoding olfactory receptor 2A2-like, with protein sequence MEGNQSQITEFILVGFQLSKNMELLLFGVFSLLYICNLLANGMILGLICLDPRLHSPMYFFLSHLAIIDISFPSSNLPTLLENLVKHTKNISFDPCTVQMLFNLTFGSIECLILLAMSYDRYVAICHPLQYMVIMNWRVCSILAVACWVCGFALALVQVILLLRLPFCGPQKVNHFLCDIRSVLKLACGDIWINEMFLFADGVLILVGPLALMLVSYMRILWAILKIRSKEGRKKAFSTCSSHLCVVGFYFGLAMIVYMVPDNSQQEEHLKILFLFYALFNPLLNPLVYSVRNAQVKAAFYRVLQKRRTT encoded by the coding sequence ATGGAGGGCAACCAATCACAGATCACAGAATTCATCCTGGTGGGATTCCAGCTCAGCAAAAACATGGAATTGCTCCTCTTTGGTGTCTTCTCCCTGTTATATATCTGCAACCTGCTGGCAAATGGCATGATCTTGGGACTCATTTGCCTTGACCCCAGACTGCACTcccccatgtatttcttcctttcccaccTGGCCATCATCGACATATCCTTTCCTTCCAGCAATTTGCCCACCTTGCTGGAAAACCTagtgaaacacacaaaaaacatcTCCTTTGACCCTTGCACTGTGCAGATGCTTTTCAATTTGACTTTTGGATCTATAGAGTGCCTCATTTTGTTGGCGATGTCCTATGACAGGTATGTGGCGATCTGCCATCCCCTCCAGTACATGGTCATCATGAACTGGAGAGTGTGCTCCATCCTGGCCGTTGCTTGCTGGGTGTGTGGATTTGCCCTGGCCCTGGTCCAAGTAATTCTCTTGTTAAGATTACCCTTCTGTGGCCCCCAGAAGGTGAACCACTTCCTCTGTGACATTCGCTCTGTCCTCAAATTGGCCTGTGGTGACATCTGGATCAATGAAATGTTCCTCTTTGCTGATGGCGTTCTTATCTTAGTTGGGCCTCTTGCCCTGATGTTGGTCTCCTATATGCGTATTCTCTGGGCCATCCTGAAGATCCGGTCAAAGGAGGGCCGCAAgaaagccttctccacctgctcctcccacctctgTGTGGTTGGGTTCTACTTTGGCTTAGCCATGATCGTTTACATGGTCCCCGACAACAGTCAACAAGAAGAACACCTGAAGATCCTTTTCCTGTTTTATGCTCTTTTCAACCCATTGCTGAACCCTCTTGTCTACAGTGTACGGAATGCTCAAGTGAAGGCTGCCTTCTACAGAGTATTGCAGAAAAGGAGGACAACGTGA